The stretch of DNA TAACTTTTCTttagatttttgaagtaaatatatgtataaaactaccctaaaattttggtttgattctaaacattataagaaaattggcatgacattttcggtgtcgtaATAATTTCATGTTCGCCCTTTATAAgttcgacataaatcggttcagtagaacttgagatatcgtgtacgccagtttgaaaaaaattgtttcgagaaaaactcgATTGATGTTTTGTGTCAAGGCGGCACTAGAATAGATAGCGCATCACTAAAATAGCTATAAGTCGGTAAATAATAGTATTTTCGAAAAGTATTTTtcagggtatattcttgaacgcctaaacttcagaaatattaaGAAAAAGGAAGTCTTTTTTGTATCGAATCGTCACCGGGGACGAAAAATGGATTCATTTCGACAATCCAAAACACAAAAGAATATCCCCTTTATTTTATGCGGCGTGAGATGGCAAAGTTTCTTTCTTTGTTGTGGAAACCATCTTACTGTTCATCTCCTATTTGATACCCGAGTCAATAGTATgagaggacacgacttcaaatctcatctAAGTTATCAACTATAGACACGCCACCGTgtcttgagccatctcacgtcattcgtcACGCGGAATAATGGGGTTCATGTAAAGCCCGGCCTACCAGGAACATCAATGTCGAAGCCGAATATCCACGGTGCCAGAGTAATGCTTTATTTTTTTAAGGATCAAAAGGGTGAGATCCACTGTGAGCTGCTAGAACCTGCTCAAACTACCATTGGAGACTCCTACAAGCAACAATTGATCCGCGTAAAGATGGTTATTGCCGAAAAACGTCCAGATTACGCGACCAGACACGAGTCGATGAAATTATCAAATAGTTTGAATAACGTttcagacgaatttcatgccatctcagatagcagtgaaacgttgtgggcgtAAGAACATGGGTcagttaagcaactttgcatacttgaaatattcgaaaaaaaaatttactacTTTTCGAAAAAAGCCAAAAATTCGTTCtcaattttttaccaaaatttataactcaaaaactatgatagcTACAATATTATAATCAAAGTATGAAATGTaggatttttttattaaaactatcaaacattttttgaaaaaaaattttttttaaattaaaattcatttttctcaaaaacgtattatttttaaattatcaaaaaaatgcaTATTCAACAGAAAGTTGACATCTTGGACAAAAGCTCATagtttaataagatctaaaactttatcgaatactagctaacccggcaaacttcgtcccgcccatttacttgattaattctcgagtaatgcagaaatttgtgttttatttgtatggcagccacccctaagagaggggggaggggtatctaaccaccatagacacattcattgcaccctaaagtttccatatgcctaatttggtttaatttgcttgattaattctcgggtaatgcaaaaatttgtgtttcatttgtacggcagccccctctaagagagggggaaggagtatcttaacaccatagaaacatttattgcatcctaaaacctccacataccaaatttggtttcatttgcttgattaattctcgagtaatgcagaaatttgtgtttcatttgtatggcagccccccctttgagtgggggaaggactgtctaaccatcatagaaacatttattgcaccttaaaactttcacatgccaactttggtttcgtttgcttggttaatttccgagtaatgcagaaatttgtgtttcatttgtatggcagcccccccttagagaggggggaggggtctcaaaatatcacgaaaaccttccccggccccaaaaaccactacataccaattttcatgtcgatcggttcagtagtttccgagtctataagaatcagacagacagacagacatcactccatttttatatatatagatactaTATCGctgtcttgactttaaacaaaattaggattagttgtaatttttccaaagaaaacatgaaaaagttattgtcagaaaaactttttccctattAAAATCCCCATCTTTCGAtgcatggacgacttgttgaaagttgtatgggctattcatatttattttgtctgaattttaaaaacccatgttttagagaaaaattaatttttattttcaaaatattttttttccaatgttttttttttcaaaaaatttgctcgatattttctaatgaaaatataaataatttcctacatttcactctttgacaaaaattttgtaggtctgatagattttgtgagataatttttttttaaatttgagttttttcacctttttttttcgaaaaatcttactttcgatttacaaaatgttgaaaaatgttggttaaagaatgaGTTGTAGGGAATTATTCAtgttttgattgaaaaatatttcaaaattcaaatttatttttttcgacaacatgtttttttttaaattctgaaaaaaaatataaatagcccatataatttccaacaagttaccCATACACTGGAAGATGGGAACTTTTACGGGGAAAAAGTTCTTCGAACAAcaagtttttcatgtttttctttgaaaaattactacgtttgggttggaggaaatatgagtttttcacagcatttgggaatattttgactcaagcgtagcttttgaaaaggacgtatcgattttggtaagagaaatctttgataatttatcaaATATCTCAAAACCTAtgaatcgtaccgaaatagtatcTTAGAGAGAGTAGTAGAGTATGATGTTTAAacgtataaaaaaatatacaatgagaaaaaaatagtactctttttttatttacaaaaaaaaactttagtttGCAgcatctaaaatatgtattttttaattgttttttttcatatagaagtcatgtagaaaattcgaaaaatcagtccaagatggtaaaaatatttttaacaaactttgtggaatatcaaacttcgaattttttatGTTAACAAATATTTTAGCCTCAAAGTATGAATCCTGATGAAATTATgaaaactgtttgttttttgattctgcaacacgaataatatgttaaaagtttgtattgagatgaaaaaagtcacaggagggttgtgtccgtgacacgaccgcatagttgacgtaggattccgttaggctatctcttgattttggatatgtgtgaagaattacatcgttaaactctttgataattatttggtggccctgaaaagggccgttttgtttggttgttgggtattgttcgttctaccagtgtttaccgagtgatgataacagaaggatggtaaacaatagttgaatggtgcgtattagataaaagataccgaagtggaacgagataagTTGAAAACttccctctgtgatcctagacgagatgcctcctgtattatgtatggatgaaataaagaaaaaaaaatcatcaatgtaatataagataattatcaataccgaacacaattataaatttagagaacatatttgaaatggaaaaggtaattttcttttaaaatttttactttttgagtgtttattcaacccaatgcgaattttaattgaactaacaacacctaacaatatgtagagcatattggAAACCACCTTTCTAATATtacttcacttttccaattctcGCTGTATGAACTTTGCAAACGACCctttctcgagcgggaacacaccttggtttttatttatgaaaatagaaataagtcgtttcatatatcaagtcatttttaacacaaccgataccatatacaatttcattgatatgaaatttcacgaagcaaccagcattaaagttccaaatttaaattttatttgctagaatcaaacgtatcactcaccttacttgcaatataaaaattccccagacttgcatttatttgcaatgccgatttcccccatgcagcttggttttgatgtctctgttagggaccggccgcatgtgtcgtcaatttcgaccaatcagaagtgggtattttcgttaggataggagttgagatttttcaattgttcgatagttagtttcataatatatattattttcttcaatatttaaaaatcgttatggagtgccgaattcgattgacgcaaaaatttcatcaatccatcatggaatgactgagcaataagcgtttgaaattggacaattttcacgatgtgctcgattttcgatttttaatttgtaccccaatatgttcccaaaagacgtaatcctacgtcagaaaaaaattcatacacgtttgtattaacccacatgtcttgaaatgtttttcaacgtaattcctaaacatatatttttaccataatgatatatttggaaaagttgttggaaattataagaaaaataataaaatttcatgaacatgacggtataacacgacaaacatattaaaagggcaaGTGAAAGTtagtgaaaaaagtgaaaaaaggacaagaaattagaaatattttgtcAAATGTCTCGAGAATATtttcatttagaaggagattgacaatgagagtttttgttttgaatcacatcaggattcataatttgtggctaaaaatgatttttaacataagggtagtgggggtaatgtggtcacctgcttgtttggtagtataactattgactattgacaccgtattgatagtcattttatgtttgcagaatttcatgacttttgagtcaccctgtactacagTGCAGCTATCGTATGtcaagatataaataaaaacaaaaaacgctctctcggtagccatgcggccgtagttttgtgcgttcCGCATTTgaggaatttctagtgaaatttagtttatttgacctgatatttgcgacaaatcaacagtttggacgactgttcacaaaTTCTAGGGGAGGCGAATAGATATTTTGTACAATTTTAGCGATTATTTTGCACGTTTcgcatttcgttatttgtgggtcaaagtggtcagtggaagATTACTACTgataatgttctgttttcaaaagctgatataccttatcaccttctgctcttaaaggtttttttttgtggtttcaacccatgaaaaatattccaccccaaccaaaaccaaggctcattttgaaaaacgttatgtgtttcctattacgtttttgtacgtatgagaaaatttcaattacgactataggtgaataggcctagctcatttcatacatgtacctactatttcaataatggttAAAACGAATTTGGCCaaaaaacacgcataaatctatctcttctagcgtgatatgtgcgagtgaccactttgccctccCACCACCTTctcacaaaaaaatgtttgatttttcaactttttttttctaataataaaataataaaaccgCTTACTAgcttgaactacaataagttgaactacaatattcttcgaagaacggggattttagtggtatgtggacacaggaaatgaGCATGTTTCTTAGTGTGACCACATACCCCCCAGTTCCCCTACAACAATTCGAAGTtcctaaaattcataaaaattcgatgttccacaaagttcttcaaaaatagttttaccatcttgtactgattttttaaatttcttcatgactctattttatatgaaaaaaaatagaaaacaaaattaaaaaatacatattttagacaTTGCAAATCAAAGTTTCTTTTGCAATTCAGGATACGTCGTTCCTCGTTACATCCCTGATGTTTTCGGAGATCCCGTGCAGTACTCTTGATGTAGTAGACGAATACTGCATGCCCAGTTTTCAGTCTGGAAACGACCTTCTGATTACGGTGTTCTAAATGATCCTCCTACCACGAAATGTCCGCTTTGATGTTACGTAGAAAAAATTCTTGGGTCCCACGGCACTCCGAAGCATACCATTTCAACCGCTCCTGATCCCATCGCCTAGCTCCATTCCAATGGATCCCGGCCACTGGAGGGCCGGGATGGCATTGGCTTCTGGCCGGTAGTTTAATGGAGAAAGTGGTTAGCCTTGGTGAGGAGGAAACCTTCCCCGTTCGATCCCACTGTCTTATTTATGAATCCAATTGCTCGGAGGCATACCGCTGCATCCGCTGGGGTAGAAGGGAGAAGAGTATGTGGGAGTAAACTTGTCCAGCAAGGTTTGGATACATAGTATCGTTAGTTCTAGGCGATGAATTAGGCGAGTTTTACAATGGTACTGCACACATCGAGTCTTACGTCACGGTTCGTATTTGCGTGCAAAGTTGCAAGACGCGGCGGCGGCAATCATCCTTGACTTTGTCACAGTGCTGGTTGAAGGATAGCTTCCGGTCGATCGTAACTTCGATGACACTAATAGTTTGGTTGATGATACTGTTGATTTGAATCGGGGTATCGCTTATCTTGTTGTTGGAGTCGCATATATCAGTACATTCGCTCTTGGAGGGAGATATTCCGAAGTCCGCTGAAGAGGCCCACTGCGTCACCCACGAAACGGCTTGAATGAGCTTgtcctcatttttttttatttgcgatGATAACTTGGAAAGAACGGAGGCTCTAGAAACCTGTCACGAAGTATAGCATATGGCTGTCGATTCCCAAGCGGTTTAGATGTTGCAAGAACGTTGGCATCCATTCTTCATTGTACGCTTTGGCAATGTCCTATGCAGCTAACTCGATGAAAAGACTTTCCGTCCTTGCCTCGTCTAGAGCATGGCTCAGTGTATCCTGGTATGTGTTGGTCTTGCATCCTGGTCGAAACGTGTGCTGTCGGAAGTCCAGTGAATGGTTGTCGAATAGATGCTGAATCAACCGTCGATTGACCATTCTTTCCATGACCTTGAAGGCACAACAAGTCAGCGATATGGGGCGATAGTCTTCTGGGGAACAATTTGTCTGGTTTCTTGACCGGAACAACCAGGCTATGAGATCATTCCCGAGAGAAATCACGTTTGGCTCATACCTGTTTGTAGACTTCCAACAATTTCGTTTTGCCTACTGGGGTGAGTCTTTCAGGTAGCTGATAACCAACCTCGTCCGGGCCTCTCTGGTTCACCCTTGGCGACTGTAAATGCCAGAGCGAGTTCGCAAAGTAGCTGCCCAATCCGCTTGGTAGTACTGCCACTGCGGTCGTCTAGTGAGTGTAGAAGTTTTATCGTCGGTTCGGATGAAGATGTGATAGTGGTCGCTCCCCATTGGCTCAATATGCGTTCTCCACAGTAGGCGGGGGAGTAAATTCGAACTGGTGAAACTCAGATCTATTGCTGTATGGCCTCGCACGAAGGCAGGAGATCCGTCGTTCAACAACACTAGATACACTTCTTCCATGGCATCAGTGGTGTTAATTTCGAGGCGGTTTTGTACGCTACCCCATGCTTGATGGTGTCCATTAAAATCCTGTAGAACGAGGATTAAGACAATTATATTCCTCAAGGTGTGGATCAGTTTATTCCATAGATGGGAGATTTTCTGGTCCGTCAAGTACATCGAGATGATTATTAGCGGGGACGGGTAGTCGATTTCCCAGACACGGGGGTAGTGTGTGTAGGCTACAGATGTCGTCACTTGATGGTGAGCTTGACGAGCTTGGTAGTCAGGCGTTGAAACTTGTTTGATGAGAAGTGGACCACGACAAATGGTATCCGAGAAGTTCACGCTGCGGGTAGATATGAGAGAGCCACGGGGCAAAAGGATGATATCCGTGAGGGGCAAGGGACTGATGTTGGGTAATTGTCAATCTTCGCGTTCCACTAGTCATACTTGTTTGCGTTTACTCTTGTGTCCCACATTTTTCGCAGATCGTCgagatgtaattttcgaatttttaggttctggaatataagctGGGCGCCCATAGTTCTAGATGGCCTGTAACTTCCGCACTATGGGGGCGTGAAACATCTCCATCGGAATTAGATTTCACTATTCCTAAATAGTAACGAAAACAATCAAATTTGTGCTAGCCTTGCGACAAAATACTTTTTGAGAGATTCGAAGATGCAATTTTTTATTCgttcacaaacataaacaaatttaTATAAGAGACAATGTCAAGACAATGATAAATGGTCAATGGCAAAAAATAGGATAAACAAAACCGTGGAGGATTAATTTTAACTTTCAACAAGTTTaactttatttatatttatcatgATAACAATGTATGAATAGAATATAGCAATTACCAGTGCTTCTGATGATGTTCATTGACATGCACTGGAGCGTGCTTTTCAACATGAACTGCGTACGGTTTTGGCACTTCGACGTATTCCTTCTGGACGACTGGGACCTCGACCGGATAGGGAACGTGCACTGGACGATCAACATGCACTGGCACCTTCACTGGGTATGGTACTGGTCGGTCCACATGAACGGGAACACGCTTCTCGACCTCGACTGGATACGGAACTGGACGGTCAACATGAACTGGGACTCGGTTTTCAACGTACACTGGTACCTTCTTCTCTACTGGGTAAGGGATTGGCCGATCGACATGAACTGGAACGTGTTTCTCAACCTCCACTGGATATGGAACTGGACGATCAACGTGCACTGGAACCTTCTTCTCGACTTCCACTGGATATGGGCGATCGACATGTACCTTCTTTTCAACGTACACTGGACGGTCAACTGGGTAAGGAACTGGACGATCCACGTGAACAGGGACCTTTTTCTCGACATGCACTGGGTACGGAACCTTGACCTCCACTGGGTAGGGGACTGGACGATCAACATGTACTGGGACCTTCTTTTCAACTGGATATGGAACCTTTACTTCAACTGGGTATGGTACTTTCACCTCCACTGGGTATGGACGATCGACATGGACCTTTTTAACCACCTCCACTGGATATGGAACGTGAACTGGGACCTTCTTTTCAATGTAGATCTTCTTCTCAACTGGATATGGAACCTTAACTTCGACTGGGTACGGGCGATCTACGTGGACAGGGACCTTCACTGGGTATGGAACCGGACGGTCGACATGAACCTTCTTCTCAACATACACCGGACGGTCAACGTGCACTGGGTATGGTACCTTCACTTCAACTGGGTACGGGCGGTCCACATGAACCGGAACATGCTTCTCAACCTCCACTGGATACGGAACCGGAACCTTCTTGGTGATGGTCTTGGTCAGATGTTGGATCTCATGATGACCATGATGATGACCGTAATGGTGACCGTATTCGAATCCGTTGAAATCATTTCCCAGCTCCCATAGGCCGCGCTTGGTCTTCTTCGAGGATTCATCGACTGCCGCACAAGAGGCAATGACCAAAGCCACCGATAGCACTACGAACGCCTAAAGCAATTTTTCCTCAAATAATCGAATTTTTGATAAGACTTACATTTGTTTTACCTTCATCTTCGATGCAACCGTCGATTGAACTGCGCTCCAGTGATTTTCAGACCGGTAACTAACGAGGTGAGATGATCACCGGTGAATGATACTTTTCGATTGGCTTGTGCCGTTTTATATATGTGGATTGATGATTTTTCTTTTCCACCTAAGCTGTATCAGATTATTTAACGGATTCCACTGAAGGTCGATTGgagagaaaatttttgtttttatcggTCATAATTGGAGcatctgatttttttattagttcCACAGCAATTTTCATATAGTGTGAATTTCAATTGTGAACTGAGTTGCAGTTTGAGTTGTTTTAAATATCAGGTTAGAGAAAAATTACTGAAATATTTTTACCTGAAATTGAAAGCTATTTGATAAGGTTAGAATGAGCTAATTAAAGTCTCTTATAGACCTATGGCTCATAATCTAATCTTTCTAATGCCACTTAGTATAACCCGATCGCTCAATACCGCAAAAATACACAAGCGCGATTAATATGCAAGAACTATTGGAAAGAAATGGTTTTATTTTTCCCCCAAGCTCGTACATTCAACTTTTTCTCATGAGAAAT from Toxorhynchites rutilus septentrionalis strain SRP chromosome 3, ASM2978413v1, whole genome shotgun sequence encodes:
- the LOC129773056 gene encoding uncharacterized protein LOC129773056 — its product is MKAFVVLSVALVIASCAAVDESSKKTKRGLWELGNDFNGFEYGHHYGHHHGHHEIQHLTKTITKKVPVPYPVEVEKHVPVHVDRPYPVEVKVPYPVHVDRPVYVEKKVHVDRPVPYPVKVPVHVDRPYPVEVKVPYPVEKKIYIEKKVPVHVPYPVEVVKKVHVDRPYPVEVKVPYPVEVKVPYPVEKKVPVHVDRPVPYPVEVKVPYPVHVEKKVPVHVDRPVPYPVDRPVYVEKKVHVDRPYPVEVEKKVPVHVDRPVPYPVEVEKHVPVHVDRPIPYPVEKKVPVYVENRVPVHVDRPVPYPVEVEKRVPVHVDRPVPYPVKVPVHVDRPVHVPYPVEVPVVQKEYVEVPKPYAVHVEKHAPVHVNEHHQKHCVNFSDTICRGPLLIKQVSTPDYQARQAHHQVTTSVAYTHYPRVWEIDYPSPLIIISMYLTDQKISHLWNKLIHTLRNIIVLILVLQDFNGHHQAWGSVQNRLEINTTDAMEEVYLVLLNDGSPAFVRGHTAIDLSFTSSNLLPRLLWRTHIEPMGSDHYHIFIRTDDKTSTLTRRPQWQYYQADWAATLRTRSGIYSRQG